In Bacillus marinisedimentorum, a genomic segment contains:
- a CDS encoding alpha/beta hydrolase → MPGWKQNIIRTNRGNFEIFTKGEGTPLCVTHLYSEFNESGDHYAEQFTPDHHVILVNLREAGRSEKAAEPFQLGMIETVFDLEAIREALGYERWIFAGHSTGGMLGLVYGIHASVSLSALIITGAAAREYASSSPECIYHPAHSQYEKMQQLIEELKNLGLTAEQRKKLAAERTKLSLYEPDNYSDLFDPAIQKKMSAVRMNFFAREVLLFGITEQLPRITAKTLILCGRHDVQCPISYSIEMHQRMPGSELVIFEKSNHYPFLEEKKAFNEAVHVFLSENASGEEEG, encoded by the coding sequence ATGCCCGGATGGAAACAGAACATTATACGTACAAATAGAGGAAACTTTGAAATTTTCACAAAAGGTGAAGGAACACCGCTTTGTGTCACGCACCTTTATTCGGAGTTCAACGAGTCGGGAGATCATTATGCGGAACAGTTCACGCCTGATCATCATGTCATTCTCGTCAATTTGCGGGAAGCGGGCCGATCTGAGAAGGCTGCCGAACCGTTCCAGCTGGGGATGATTGAAACGGTATTTGATTTGGAGGCGATACGGGAAGCACTCGGCTATGAAAGGTGGATTTTCGCCGGCCATTCAACAGGCGGCATGCTTGGACTGGTGTACGGGATCCATGCTTCTGTATCACTCAGCGCCTTGATCATCACAGGTGCAGCCGCACGAGAATATGCATCCTCATCACCAGAGTGCATATATCACCCGGCGCATTCACAATATGAAAAAATGCAGCAACTGATTGAAGAACTGAAAAATCTGGGCCTGACAGCCGAACAACGTAAGAAGCTGGCAGCGGAACGGACAAAGCTGTCGCTGTACGAGCCTGACAATTACAGTGATCTTTTTGATCCGGCAATCCAGAAAAAAATGTCTGCAGTCCGGATGAATTTTTTCGCAAGAGAGGTTTTGCTGTTCGGGATAACTGAGCAGCTTCCTCGCATCACTGCAAAAACGCTGATTTTGTGCGGCCGCCATGACGTCCAGTGCCCGATTTCCTATTCAATTGAAATGCACCAGAGGATGCCGGGTTCTGAGCTGGTCATTTTTGAAAAAAGCAATCATTATCCGTTCTTGGAGGAGAAAAAGGCATTTAATGAAGCGGTACACGTTTTTTTATCTGAAAACGCGAGTGGGGAGGAAGAAGGATGA
- the kynU gene encoding kynureninase, translated as MGENLEIYSKKYAQKLDGEDPLASFRKEFYIKESTTYLDGNSLGLLSKRAEQSLLGIMDSWKTYGIDGWTEGEHPWFYLSETIGEKMAALVGAEPEEVVASGSITVNLHQLVSTFYEPEGSRTKILADELTFPSDIYALQSQLLLKGFDPDEHLLRVESEDGHFLKEENIIEAMNEDVAVILLPSVLYRSGQILDMERLTDEAHKRGIIIGFDLAHSAGAIPHKLSEWGVDFAVWCTYKHLNGGPGAVGALYVNKKHFGRRPGLSGWFSSKKEKQFDMDHELSHADDAGAYQIGTPHVLSLAPLLGSLEIFEEAGIGQIRAKSLKLTGYMLDLIKHELAGHGFVIRNPEKDTGRGGHLFLEHPEAARISKALKANGIIPDFRSPNGIRLAPVALYNTFTEVWETVQALKRIMDEEEYKKFENKRGVVA; from the coding sequence ATGGGTGAAAACCTGGAGATATACAGTAAAAAATATGCGCAAAAGCTTGACGGGGAAGACCCGCTTGCCTCTTTCCGAAAAGAGTTTTACATAAAGGAAAGCACCACTTATCTTGACGGTAATTCGCTTGGCCTCCTTTCAAAACGGGCCGAGCAATCCCTCCTCGGCATCATGGATTCCTGGAAAACGTATGGAATCGACGGCTGGACGGAAGGAGAGCATCCGTGGTTTTATTTATCGGAAACAATCGGTGAAAAAATGGCGGCTCTCGTGGGCGCCGAACCTGAAGAGGTGGTTGCATCGGGTTCAATCACCGTCAATCTTCACCAGCTCGTTTCCACGTTTTATGAACCGGAGGGAAGCCGGACGAAAATCCTGGCGGATGAACTGACATTTCCTTCTGATATTTATGCACTGCAAAGCCAATTGCTCCTGAAGGGGTTTGATCCGGATGAACATTTGCTGCGGGTGGAAAGTGAAGACGGCCATTTCCTGAAGGAAGAGAATATCATTGAAGCGATGAACGAGGATGTCGCGGTGATTCTGCTGCCGAGTGTGCTGTACAGAAGCGGGCAGATTCTTGACATGGAACGCCTCACAGATGAAGCCCATAAGCGCGGCATCATTATCGGGTTTGATCTGGCCCACTCGGCAGGCGCCATTCCCCATAAACTGAGTGAGTGGGGCGTCGATTTCGCGGTATGGTGCACATATAAACATTTGAATGGAGGACCTGGGGCGGTCGGAGCACTATATGTGAACAAAAAGCACTTTGGCAGAAGACCCGGTCTTTCAGGGTGGTTCAGTTCCAAAAAAGAAAAGCAATTTGATATGGATCATGAACTTTCACATGCAGATGATGCCGGTGCTTATCAGATCGGCACTCCGCATGTACTCAGCCTCGCGCCGCTGCTCGGTTCACTGGAGATTTTTGAGGAGGCGGGAATCGGACAGATCCGAGCCAAGTCACTCAAGCTGACAGGATACATGCTGGATCTGATCAAACACGAATTGGCCGGACACGGTTTTGTGATTCGGAACCCGGAAAAAGACACCGGACGGGGCGGGCATCTGTTTTTGGAACATCCGGAAGCGGCCCGGATCAGCAAGGCGCTGAAAGCAAACGGCATCATCCCTGATTTCCGTTCCCCGAATGGGATCAGGCTTGCGCCAGTCGCACTTTACAACACATTCACTGAGGTGTGGGAAACGGTGCAGGCTCTGAAAAGGATTATGGATGAGGAAGAATATAAAAAATTTGAAAATAAACGGGGAGTGGTGGCATAG
- a CDS encoding class I SAM-dependent methyltransferase, protein MINEALKHALVDSYDNHASEREKNDLQDWKSSEREVFYRVLAERGKTSLLEVGAGPGKDSLFFKEMGMDVLATDISPSMVELCRSKGLNARVMSFDEIDLPEQSLDAVWALNCLLHVPKAQIRSVLAGLKRVLKPDGLFYMGVYGGKDHEGIWEEDPYKPARFFSFFEDEQLKDLLSEFFTVEYFNVVPASVVGGKFHFQSVILRKPE, encoded by the coding sequence ATGATTAATGAAGCATTGAAGCATGCACTCGTGGATTCGTATGATAACCATGCAAGCGAACGGGAGAAAAACGATCTACAGGATTGGAAGAGTTCGGAGCGTGAGGTGTTTTACCGGGTTCTGGCTGAAAGAGGCAAGACATCACTCCTTGAAGTTGGAGCGGGCCCTGGCAAGGACAGTTTGTTTTTTAAGGAAATGGGAATGGACGTGCTTGCGACGGATATATCTCCGTCAATGGTTGAGCTGTGCCGCAGCAAAGGGCTCAATGCCAGGGTGATGAGCTTTGATGAAATTGATCTTCCGGAACAGTCACTTGATGCGGTCTGGGCGCTGAATTGCTTGCTGCATGTGCCGAAAGCTCAAATTCGTAGCGTGCTGGCAGGTTTGAAACGTGTGTTGAAACCGGACGGCCTCTTTTACATGGGAGTATACGGCGGCAAGGACCATGAAGGAATCTGGGAAGAGGACCCGTACAAACCCGCGCGTTTCTTTTCCTTTTTTGAGGATGAACAGTTGAAAGACTTGCTTTCTGAGTTTTTTACGGTTGAATACTTCAATGTGGTTCCCGCATCTGTCGTTGGCGGAAAGTTCCACTTCCAGTCGGTCATCCTGCGGAAGCCTGAATAG
- a CDS encoding YkuS family protein, protein MAKVAVEQPLTDVKKVLEKRGYKAKMVTGPNKIQKFDMYVARTNQDFTDQTSKVPVVGARGRSVNQIVSEVEKRSNLVPGTNKSSKETAKQMGMGALAGGVVGYVAGMLLAPKSGKQMRNDIAEKTQQAKEKTANARDSVKEKTENVKSSVNDKVNKGKEKVNEMKQKSEQKQAESQQQNQTDPAQEEYIVNERVVVEDEDRDIYAIGESTNVVTDEDMK, encoded by the coding sequence ATGGCAAAAGTTGCAGTTGAACAACCACTTACCGATGTAAAGAAAGTGCTTGAAAAGCGAGGATATAAAGCAAAAATGGTAACAGGCCCGAATAAAATCCAAAAATTTGATATGTATGTCGCCCGAACTAACCAGGACTTTACCGATCAGACTTCAAAGGTTCCGGTAGTAGGCGCACGCGGCCGCTCCGTAAACCAGATCGTATCCGAAGTTGAAAAACGCTCAAACCTTGTGCCGGGTACCAACAAAAGCAGCAAAGAAACCGCAAAGCAAATGGGCATGGGCGCTCTTGCAGGCGGCGTAGTCGGATATGTAGCAGGTATGCTTCTTGCACCTAAGAGCGGAAAGCAAATGCGCAACGATATTGCGGAGAAAACCCAGCAGGCGAAAGAAAAGACAGCAAATGCAAGAGACTCTGTAAAAGAGAAAACAGAAAACGTGAAAAGCAGCGTGAATGATAAAGTGAACAAAGGCAAAGAAAAAGTGAACGAGATGAAACAAAAATCAGAACAAAAACAGGCTGAATCCCAGCAGCAAAATCAAACCGATCCTGCACAGGAAGAATATATTGTTAACGAACGAGTTGTCGTAGAGGACGAAGACCGTGACATTTATGCGATTGGTGAATCTACAAACGTTGTTACGGATGAAGATATGAAATAA
- the kynB gene encoding arylformamidase — MKGKFEKEGGWVDISQPLHNGMRHWPGDTPFDYTTAATKEETGSVNVGRITTSVHMGTHADAPFHFADDGTDILSLDVNVYIGKAAVVDVSGHSEINSRLFDDVEIEGTRRLLLKTSSAGTDAFPESIPNLSAELGPFLKEKGVVLVGVDVPSVDPLDSKELPAHHSFAENGIHILENLVLKNISPGSYELIALPLAIKGSDGSPVRAVLRSSDS; from the coding sequence ATGAAAGGCAAATTTGAGAAAGAAGGCGGATGGGTCGATATTTCCCAGCCCCTTCATAATGGAATGCGGCACTGGCCAGGTGACACGCCTTTTGATTATACGACAGCCGCAACAAAAGAAGAAACCGGTTCTGTCAATGTTGGCCGAATAACAACGAGCGTCCATATGGGAACGCATGCGGATGCACCGTTCCATTTTGCGGATGACGGTACAGATATCCTCAGCCTTGATGTTAACGTATATATCGGAAAAGCGGCAGTAGTGGATGTATCCGGCCATTCAGAGATTAACAGCCGGCTGTTTGATGATGTGGAGATCGAAGGAACACGCCGGTTGCTGCTGAAGACATCCAGTGCCGGCACAGACGCGTTCCCTGAGAGCATTCCTAACCTCTCTGCGGAATTGGGTCCGTTTTTAAAAGAGAAAGGGGTTGTGCTTGTCGGGGTTGATGTGCCTTCAGTAGACCCGCTTGACAGTAAAGAACTTCCTGCCCATCATTCATTTGCAGAAAACGGCATTCATATTTTAGAAAATCTAGTTCTCAAAAACATATCGCCGGGCAGTTATGAACTCATTGCACTGCCGCTTGCGATCAAAGGGTCAGACGGCAGTCCAGTCCGGGCAGTGCTTCGGTCTTCTGACTCATAA
- a CDS encoding DUF3892 domain-containing protein, with the protein MKEQITAVRKNGDGDIVQVKLSSGEVVDYKQAQHLAKNDKIEHVNVFTGRDGEEHLRSDADGIPDNNLDNLPTF; encoded by the coding sequence ATGAAAGAACAAATTACAGCAGTACGTAAAAACGGTGATGGCGATATTGTCCAGGTCAAGCTTTCTTCCGGAGAAGTCGTCGATTATAAGCAGGCTCAGCATCTGGCAAAAAATGATAAGATTGAACATGTGAATGTTTTTACAGGCCGTGACGGCGAGGAACATTTGCGGTCTGATGCCGATGGAATTCCTGACAATAATCTGGACAACTTGCCGACTTTTTAA
- a CDS encoding peptidase E, producing MKQIIAMGGGGFSMEPDNPLLDQYVLEQSPAQKPKVCFLPTASGDAESYINRFYDAFKKLECEPSHLSLFKPHTRDLEGFLLSKDIIYVGGGNTINMLVLWKEWGVDRILKRAWEKGIVLTGLSAGSICWFEEGVTDSFGDELEPMEALGFLPGSHCPHYDGEEYRRPVFGNLIAEGRMRPGYAADDCAALHFIGTDPVKSVSSRPDAKVYYVRKNEGSAEHRELEMDYLGE from the coding sequence ATGAAACAGATTATTGCCATGGGCGGCGGAGGGTTTTCGATGGAACCTGACAATCCGCTGCTCGATCAATATGTACTGGAGCAGTCGCCGGCACAAAAGCCGAAAGTATGCTTCCTGCCTACGGCAAGCGGTGATGCGGAAAGCTATATCAACCGCTTTTATGACGCCTTCAAAAAGCTTGAATGCGAGCCGTCACACTTATCGTTATTCAAGCCTCACACCCGTGATTTGGAAGGGTTCCTGCTCAGCAAGGACATCATTTATGTCGGAGGCGGCAATACAATCAATATGCTTGTCCTCTGGAAAGAGTGGGGCGTCGATCGGATTCTGAAAAGAGCATGGGAAAAAGGCATCGTTCTTACCGGATTAAGCGCAGGTTCGATCTGCTGGTTTGAAGAAGGAGTGACCGACTCTTTTGGTGACGAACTTGAACCGATGGAAGCGCTGGGTTTCCTGCCGGGAAGCCATTGTCCTCATTATGACGGTGAGGAATACCGGCGTCCGGTCTTTGGAAATTTGATCGCGGAAGGGCGGATGCGTCCTGGTTATGCTGCGGATGACTGTGCAGCCCTCCATTTCATCGGGACGGACCCAGTGAAATCGGTCAGCTCCAGGCCGGATGCAAAAGTTTATTATGTCAGGAAGAATGAAGGCAGCGCAGAGCATAGGGAACTGGAAATGGACTATTTGGGTGAATAA
- a CDS encoding DUF3794 domain-containing protein, with amino-acid sequence MTLVKIPVVLAEPKVQVDIEQEITFPEPVLEIKKVKKRLKLTQCRLLYPTNKLFIRGFVRKNIQYATPTSATEKSVTSNIRSLTVDIPFSETVEIKEFINPPAVLRGNTETEFGYLKDMPLPAGFPGKDKLLANDLSEHDMHSIESFNELPYCELTGSATFVEYDEALNRIQGRVISHQKCHDGPDAPFEEGTFTRLLEKMVVEFTVKVLQKQQLNVSTKPAPVYDGCFSSVGTPVFDCKEDDKKKRDDDKDKC; translated from the coding sequence ATGACCCTGGTTAAAATCCCTGTCGTTTTGGCTGAACCGAAAGTTCAAGTAGATATTGAGCAGGAAATCACATTTCCTGAGCCAGTCCTGGAAATCAAAAAAGTGAAGAAACGCCTGAAGCTTACCCAATGTCGGCTGCTTTATCCCACCAATAAGCTTTTCATCAGAGGGTTTGTACGCAAAAATATTCAGTATGCAACTCCGACTTCCGCTACGGAAAAAAGCGTTACTTCAAACATCCGGTCACTGACGGTCGATATTCCGTTCAGCGAAACAGTCGAAATCAAAGAATTCATCAATCCGCCTGCCGTTTTAAGAGGGAACACGGAAACCGAATTTGGTTATTTGAAAGATATGCCGCTTCCGGCTGGATTCCCAGGCAAGGATAAACTGCTTGCAAACGATCTGTCGGAACACGACATGCATTCAATTGAATCATTCAACGAATTGCCATACTGTGAACTGACCGGTTCGGCCACCTTCGTGGAATACGATGAAGCGCTGAACCGTATCCAGGGCCGTGTGATTTCCCACCAAAAATGCCACGATGGCCCGGATGCCCCGTTTGAGGAAGGGACGTTCACAAGGCTTCTTGAAAAAATGGTCGTGGAGTTTACGGTCAAAGTTTTACAAAAGCAGCAATTGAATGTCTCAACAAAACCTGCACCTGTTTATGATGGTTGTTTCTCATCAGTCGGAACTCCTGTTTTTGATTGCAAGGAGGATGACAAAAAGAAGAGGGATGACGACAAGGACAAATGCTGA
- a CDS encoding carbon-nitrogen family hydrolase produces the protein MKAAIYQMDIVPMNPEANRNKVKAWAGRVANEEQPDLLVLPEMWTTAYTLPELGQVADREGEPTTSFLQDLARKYGVNIIGGSIANRKEEKFYNTAMVIDRTGNVVYSYDKIHLVPMLNEDHYLEGGKEKVEIFELDGVKMGLIICYDLRFPELARKLALEGAQVLHIVAEWPAARREHWRALQIARAIENQMYVLSCNRIGSYNGVAFAGTSMVIDPWGTVIREGTETEEETLAADVSFDQVPEVRKEVPIFASRVPGLY, from the coding sequence TTGAAAGCAGCGATATATCAAATGGATATCGTGCCAATGAATCCAGAGGCAAACCGGAATAAAGTGAAAGCGTGGGCTGGCCGGGTTGCAAATGAGGAACAGCCTGATTTACTGGTGCTGCCGGAAATGTGGACAACCGCTTATACGCTGCCTGAACTCGGTCAAGTTGCCGACCGGGAAGGAGAGCCGACCACCTCTTTTTTACAGGATTTGGCCCGGAAATATGGAGTGAATATTATTGGCGGGTCGATTGCTAACCGCAAAGAGGAAAAGTTTTATAATACTGCGATGGTGATTGACCGCACCGGAAATGTCGTATACAGCTACGACAAGATTCACCTTGTTCCAATGCTGAATGAGGATCATTACCTTGAAGGCGGAAAAGAGAAGGTTGAGATATTCGAACTTGATGGCGTGAAGATGGGGTTGATCATCTGTTATGATCTTCGGTTTCCGGAACTCGCCCGCAAGCTTGCTCTTGAAGGGGCCCAAGTGTTACACATCGTTGCGGAATGGCCGGCTGCAAGGCGGGAACACTGGAGAGCACTGCAAATTGCACGGGCGATTGAAAACCAGATGTATGTTTTATCGTGCAATCGGATCGGATCGTATAATGGCGTGGCATTTGCCGGTACGTCCATGGTCATCGATCCGTGGGGGACGGTAATCAGGGAAGGCACCGAGACAGAGGAAGAGACGCTGGCGGCAGATGTATCATTCGATCAGGTACCCGAAGTGAGGAAAGAAGTGCCGATTTTTGCGAGCCGAGTACCTGGCCTTTACTGA
- the kynA gene encoding tryptophan 2,3-dioxygenase, translating into MNKGNRGNGQDHHNENGIHTDFSENMTYGEYLQLDRLLSSQDRLSEHHDEMLFIIIHQVSELWMKLILHETNAAISSIQEDDLQTAFKRLARVSKIQSQIIQAWDVLSTLTPAEYMEFRDFLGQASGFQSYQYRLIEFALGYKTPHVLKIYEKDPELHRKLTAAFQSPGLYDVAIQTLAREGFAIDREVLERDYSEPYHENKSVREAWLSVYQNVEDNWDLYQLAEKLVDIEDWLQQWRFRHMKTVERIIGFKKGTGGSSGVNYLKRVLDHRFFPELWNLRTEI; encoded by the coding sequence ATGAATAAAGGGAACAGAGGGAACGGGCAAGATCATCATAACGAGAACGGGATACATACCGACTTCTCCGAAAACATGACCTATGGGGAGTACTTGCAGCTGGACCGGCTCCTGTCAAGCCAGGACAGGCTGTCGGAACACCATGATGAAATGCTGTTCATCATCATCCACCAGGTCAGTGAATTGTGGATGAAATTGATTCTGCATGAGACGAATGCAGCTATTTCATCCATCCAGGAGGATGACCTGCAGACAGCATTCAAACGGCTTGCGCGGGTTTCCAAAATACAGTCGCAAATCATTCAAGCGTGGGATGTCCTGTCGACGCTGACACCGGCTGAGTATATGGAATTCCGCGACTTTCTCGGCCAGGCGTCGGGCTTTCAGTCTTATCAATACCGCTTGATTGAATTTGCGCTGGGTTATAAGACGCCGCATGTTTTAAAAATATACGAAAAGGACCCGGAATTGCACCGCAAGCTGACCGCCGCTTTTCAGTCACCCGGTCTTTATGACGTAGCCATTCAGACGCTGGCCAGGGAGGGGTTTGCCATAGACAGAGAAGTTCTGGAACGGGATTATTCAGAACCTTACCATGAAAACAAATCGGTCAGGGAGGCATGGCTTTCCGTTTATCAAAATGTCGAAGACAACTGGGACTTATACCAGCTTGCCGAAAAACTGGTTGATATTGAAGACTGGCTCCAGCAGTGGCGGTTCCGTCATATGAAGACGGTCGAGCGGATCATCGGTTTCAAAAAAGGCACTGGCGGATCCTCTGGCGTCAATTATTTGAAAAGAGTGCTGGATCACCGATTTTTTCCGGAATTATGGAACCTGCGGACCGAAATCTAA
- a CDS encoding type 1 glutamine amidotransferase domain-containing protein, whose product MAKVLAVLSSGHTDEENNYETGWWAEELFAPWNLLLEADHHLTLASPEGGKPQIDKMSISEDYDPTGKYTALYESGRADKTEKLSSIKPDEYDVVLVVGGHGAMYDLAKNEDLHKIINKIYDNGGIVAAECHGPAPLLWTKRPDGKSIIAGKKVTGYPDEIEPEGLLDILPFSLEQEMREIAEYQQGDLEKAGFAVWADDQIVTSRDPFSSELMGQELVKALELKKEKE is encoded by the coding sequence ATGGCAAAAGTGTTAGCCGTATTATCAAGCGGCCATACAGACGAAGAAAACAACTATGAAACAGGCTGGTGGGCTGAAGAGCTTTTTGCCCCGTGGAATTTGCTTCTTGAAGCAGATCATCACCTTACACTCGCTTCCCCTGAGGGCGGCAAACCGCAAATAGATAAAATGAGCATATCTGAAGATTATGATCCAACCGGGAAATATACTGCTTTGTATGAATCGGGAAGGGCCGATAAAACGGAAAAATTATCATCAATCAAGCCCGATGAGTACGATGTCGTACTGGTTGTCGGCGGCCATGGCGCAATGTATGACCTTGCGAAAAATGAAGACTTGCACAAAATCATCAACAAAATTTATGATAACGGCGGCATTGTTGCTGCAGAATGCCACGGTCCGGCTCCGCTTCTATGGACAAAACGGCCTGATGGCAAAAGCATCATTGCCGGCAAAAAAGTAACCGGTTATCCGGACGAAATCGAACCGGAAGGATTGCTCGATATCCTGCCGTTCAGCCTTGAACAGGAAATGAGGGAAATCGCCGAGTATCAGCAGGGCGATCTGGAAAAGGCCGGATTTGCCGTATGGGCAGACGATCAGATTGTGACCAGCCGCGACCCGTTTTCCTCCGAGCTGATGGGACAGGAACTGGTTAAAGCACTTGAATTGAAAAAAGAAAAAGAGTGA
- a CDS encoding MFS transporter: MRLEPKDQLWTKPFIMLMIGNLFLFMSFQMLIPTLPPYIKSIGASGLEIGLVTTLFSVGAVLSRPFIGHMLEYKHRKPLVVIGAASLLAITVIYPVTQVVFIFLVFRLIHGLAWGWSTTVNGTAAVDVVPNSRLGEGMGYYGLSITIGMIIAPSLGIFLFQQTTFSKLIMVSGILGAVALTLLAVGKYHTPEEVKETNKEDLKFSYIGSLVEKSSWYPSVVTMMATFGYGTIVTFIVIFGEERGIDNIFLFYLFNAVMATVSRPIAGRWFDRNGPKGLVIFCASLSFVGMWVLSFATSGVLIAVSGILFGIGFGSLIPTLQSWTLSMTPMKRRGVANGMFFSSIDLGIGLSSLIFGVVAQFVDIAVLFKISSIFFVLTIILTLLEGKSMDTARSKPVSHTT, from the coding sequence ATGAGATTGGAACCGAAAGATCAGCTGTGGACAAAACCGTTCATCATGCTGATGATCGGCAATTTATTCTTGTTCATGAGCTTTCAGATGCTGATTCCTACACTGCCGCCATATATTAAATCGATTGGCGCTTCCGGCCTGGAAATTGGGCTGGTCACGACATTATTTTCAGTCGGAGCGGTACTGAGCCGCCCGTTTATCGGACATATGCTTGAATACAAACACCGAAAGCCGCTTGTTGTCATCGGGGCCGCTTCGCTGCTGGCAATTACGGTCATCTATCCGGTAACGCAAGTCGTTTTCATTTTTCTCGTTTTCCGGCTTATCCACGGCCTTGCCTGGGGCTGGTCGACTACGGTTAACGGTACGGCAGCAGTTGATGTCGTGCCGAATTCAAGACTTGGAGAAGGTATGGGGTATTATGGGCTTTCGATTACGATCGGGATGATCATTGCGCCGAGCCTTGGAATCTTTCTTTTCCAGCAGACCACATTCTCCAAACTGATTATGGTGTCGGGGATTCTGGGAGCCGTAGCTCTCACTCTGCTGGCAGTCGGCAAATATCATACACCTGAAGAGGTGAAAGAGACAAACAAAGAAGACCTCAAGTTTTCCTATATTGGTTCACTTGTCGAGAAATCAAGCTGGTACCCGTCTGTTGTCACGATGATGGCGACGTTTGGCTACGGTACGATCGTGACCTTTATCGTGATTTTCGGGGAAGAGCGCGGCATCGATAATATTTTCCTTTTCTACTTGTTCAACGCAGTTATGGCCACCGTATCCAGGCCGATCGCCGGAAGGTGGTTCGACAGAAACGGGCCGAAAGGATTGGTGATTTTCTGTGCATCCCTTTCATTTGTCGGCATGTGGGTCCTGTCATTTGCAACTTCCGGTGTGCTCATTGCCGTTTCGGGGATTCTTTTCGGAATCGGTTTCGGATCGCTCATTCCGACTCTGCAATCGTGGACGCTTTCCATGACGCCGATGAAGCGCAGGGGCGTCGCCAATGGGATGTTTTTTTCATCCATCGATCTCGGCATCGGCTTGAGCAGCCTGATTTTTGGTGTTGTCGCCCAGTTTGTTGATATCGCCGTTTTGTTTAAAATTTCAAGCATCTTTTTTGTCCTGACGATCATTTTGACGCTGCTTGAAGGAAAAAGCATGGATACGGCGCGCAGCAAGCCCGTCAGCCACACAACGTGA
- a CDS encoding alpha/beta-type small acid-soluble spore protein, translating to MARNKLLVPGAENAVDQMKQEIAAEFGVELGADTTARANGSVGGEMVKRMIKYAEENMPKQQ from the coding sequence ATGGCAAGGAATAAATTGTTAGTGCCGGGAGCCGAAAATGCAGTCGACCAGATGAAACAAGAAATCGCCGCGGAATTCGGTGTTGAGTTAGGTGCAGACACAACTGCGCGTGCCAACGGATCAGTCGGCGGGGAAATGGTCAAGCGGATGATCAAGTATGCCGAGGAAAACATGCCAAAGCAGCAGTAA
- a CDS encoding CsxC family protein produces the protein MPLSKIPVVLAEQDVSFTIDEEIVFPEPVLEIKKVKKRLKLTQCRLMLPTNTILLMGFIRKNIQYATPVVGDDGTVTSNIRSFTVDIPFTEDVDVDEFINMPAMLGFNQSNEFGFLRNTPLPATGFSSKDTLMANDLSEFDVVYEESFNELPYCELTGTARFVEYDEALDRTQGVVIGPDGDEIDAPFEEGTFTTIIEKMVVNFTVKVLQLQQINVGEEDNGNNDDMPYPHYNQCKKHDRTGYGYHCCDMKDGHDENARKPKRKKSVHYGYNGYDHCDKKDKCDHHDKRDKCDYHDKRDKCDYHDKKDKCDHHYGKKRRKDCKPKSRCKKVWIDPSCDRYYD, from the coding sequence ATGCCACTGTCAAAAATCCCTGTGGTACTTGCAGAACAGGACGTAAGCTTCACAATTGATGAAGAAATCGTCTTTCCGGAACCTGTTCTCGAGATCAAGAAAGTTAAAAAACGTCTCAAATTGACCCAATGCCGTTTGATGCTTCCAACAAATACCATCTTGCTGATGGGATTTATACGGAAAAACATCCAGTATGCAACACCGGTTGTCGGTGACGATGGAACTGTCACTTCAAATATCCGTTCGTTTACGGTTGATATTCCTTTCACAGAAGATGTGGATGTGGATGAATTCATCAACATGCCTGCAATGCTGGGCTTCAACCAGTCGAACGAATTCGGTTTTTTGCGCAATACGCCACTGCCTGCGACCGGGTTCTCGTCAAAGGACACTCTGATGGCAAACGACCTGTCAGAGTTTGACGTTGTATATGAAGAGTCATTTAATGAACTGCCTTATTGTGAACTGACAGGGACTGCAAGATTTGTGGAATACGACGAAGCACTTGACCGTACACAGGGAGTCGTAATCGGCCCAGACGGTGATGAAATTGATGCACCGTTTGAAGAAGGCACATTCACTACAATCATTGAAAAAATGGTTGTCAACTTCACTGTGAAAGTACTTCAGCTGCAACAGATCAATGTTGGAGAGGAAGACAACGGCAACAACGATGATATGCCATATCCGCATTACAATCAATGCAAGAAACACGACCGTACCGGCTATGGTTATCACTGCTGCGACATGAAAGACGGTCACGATGAAAATGCCCGCAAGCCAAAACGGAAGAAATCCGTCCATTACGGCTATAATGGATATGACCACTGTGACAAGAAAGACAAATGTGACCACCATGACAAGAGGGACAAATGCGACTACCATGACAAGAGGGACAAATGCGACTACCATGACAAGAAAGACAAATGCGACCACCATTATGGCAAGAAACGCAGAAAGGACTGTAAGCCGAAGTCCAGGTGCAAAAAGGTCTGGATCGACCCTTCATGTGACCGCTACTATGACTGA